In Rhizobium sp. BG4, the genomic stretch CAAACGGATCGTGCTTGTCGATGATGTCTACACGACCGGCGCGACAGTGGCCGCGGCAACGCGCGTCTTGCGCAAGGCAGGCGCCTCCGACATCACTGTTTTGACCTTTGCAAGGGCTCTGCAAGAACCTATATGACAAGGAGAAAACAGGCCCGTCTGGAGACCGGAATATGGTACCCGTTACGATCTATACACGGCAGTTCTGCGGCTATTGCGCCCGCGCCAAGTCCCTGCTCGAAGAGAAGGGTGTCGATTACGTCGAGCATGATGCGACGTTTTCGCCCGATCTGCGCCAGGAGATGATCGGCAAGTCGAACGGCCGCACGACCTTCCCGCAGATTTTCATCGGCAGTGAGCATGTCGGCGGTTGCGACGATCTCTTCGCGCTTGATCGCGCCGGCAAGCTCGATCCGATGCTGGCGGCCTGAGGGTAGCACCATGGTCTTCAAGGCAGCAGCCGTTCAGATGTGCTCAGGCGTCGATCCGGCGCGCAATGCCGTGTCGATGGCGCGGCTTGTCCGCGAGGCCGCCGCTCAGGGCGCGACCTATGTCCAGACGCCCGAAATGACCGGGATGCTGCAGCGTGACCGCGCGGCTGCCAAAGCGGTGTTGCGCGGTGAAGCCGACGATATCATCGTGCGGACCGCTTCGGAGCTTGCGGCCGAGCTCGGCATCCATATGCATGTCGGCTCGACGGCGATCGCGCTCGACGATGGCAAGATGGCCAATCGCGGCTTTTTATTCGGCCCCGATGGCAAGGTCCTGAACCGCTACGACAAGATCCACATGTTCGATGTGGATCTAGACAACGGCGAGAGCTGGCGTGAAAGCGCCGCCTACCGGCCTGGCTCGGAAGCCCGTGTCGTGTCGCTGCCATTTGTGGAGATGGGTTTCACCATCTGCTACGACGTCCGTTTCCCGGCGCTTTTCCGGGCACAGGCGGTTGCCGGTGCCGAAGTGATGACGGTTCCTGCCGCCTTCACGAGGCAGACCGGCGAAGCGCATTGGGAAATCCTGCTGAGGGCCCGCGCCATCGAGAACGGCGTCTTCGTTATCGCAGCCGCGCAGGCCGGCGTGCATGAGGACGGGCGCGAGACCTTCGGTCATTCGATGATCATTGATCCCTGGGGCCGGGTTCTGACATCTGCCGGGGGCACCGGCGAGGCCGTTATTCTGGCGGAGATCGATCTGGCTGCCGTGAAAGCTGCGCATGACAAGATCCCGAACCTGAAGAACGGCCGGGAATTCTCGATCGAGAAGATACCGGGGGCGGTGAAGGGAGGCGTTGCCGCTTGATCCGCTATTCCCTCAGTTGCGAGAATGCCCACGAGTTCGAAGGCTGGTTTTCCGAGAGCGCCGATTTCGATAGGCAGGTAGCGTCCGGTTTCCTGACCTGCCCCGTCTGCCATTCGGGCTCGATCTCGAAGGTGCTCATGGCGCCGTCCGTCTCCACCGCACGCAAGAAGGACGAGATCAAGACCGTCGCCATGGACGCGATGCGCCGTGAGGCATTTCAGAAGCTCAAGGATGCCGTTGCTCAGGTGAAGGCGAATTCCGAGGATGTCGGGACGCGATTTCCTGAGGAGGCGCGTAAGATCCACTACGGCGAAGCCGATGCGCGCGGCATTATCGGCCAGGCAACGGCCAACGAGGCCCAGGAGCTGATCGAGGAGGGCATCGAGATCGCTGCCCTGCCCGTCCTACCTGACGATGTGAACTGACATGCAGTCCGCGCGCCTCGCCTTTTACAATTTCGGGCTTCATGTGGCGCCGGCTGATAGTGAGGCGGTTCGCGGCTTCATGCTGCGCGAACCCGCAAATTTCGAAGCAGCGACGCGAGCGCAGGGCTTCCTGGGGCGTTCGGGTTATCCGGGCGTACCCGGTACGCGAAGCTGGGGCGTTCAGGTTTTTCCGAGATATATCGAAGGCAGCGGCTTCACCACCGCGCCGTCCTCATTGTCGCTCTGGGCCGATATCGAGTCCTTGATGGCCTTCAGCTATAACGGCGTGCATGCCGACGCGTTGAAGAATGCCCGGGCCTGGAATGCCCGGCAGAGCTGGCCGCCGCTGGTTTTGTGGTGGGTCTCGGCCACCCATCGGCCAGACTGGCAGGAGGGCGCCTCGCGGCTTGAATATCTCGACGATCACGGACCGAGCGCGCATGCGTTCAACTTCAAGCAGCCTTATGGTCCTGACGGCGAGGAAATCACCATCGACCGCGAACGGGTGAAGGAGGTTGCTGCCCAAAACGCCACGCGCCAGCAGGATCTCTTGGAACTCGTGAGTAAATTGAAGGTCTGATTGCTCAGGCCGGGCGCTTTGCTAGCAGCATGTAATTCACGTCCATGTCCTTCGACAGATTCCATTGGTTGGCCAGAGGATTGAAGAAGACGCCGGTGCGGTCGATGACTTCGAGGCCAGAGGCGGTCATCGGCGCTTCCAGTTCTTCGGGACGAACCAGCTTTTCATATTGATGCGTGCCGCGCGGCAGCCAGCGCAGGATGTTTTCGGCCGCGAAGATCGCGAGCGCGGCGGCCTTCATCGTGCGGTTGATGGTGGCGACGAACATCATGCCGCCGGGGCGGACCATCCTGGAGCAGGTCGACATGAAGAATTCGACGTCGGCGACGTGCTCAACGACTTCCATGTTCAGGACGATATCGAAGGTCTCGCCGGCTTCGGCGAGCTGTTCGGCCGTGACAGGACGGTAATCGACGGAAACGCCCGACGCCTTCGCATGGGTGGAGGCGATGCCGATATTCTTTTCGGAGGGGTCGGCGCCGACGACGGTGGCGCCCATCCGCGCAACCGGCTCGGACAGCAGGCCGCCGCCGCAGCCGATGTCGAGGACGCGCAGGCCTTCCAGCGGCTTCGGGCTTTTCGGGTCGAGCCCGAAATTCTCGGCTGCCTTGTCGCGGATATAGGTCAGCCGCACCGGGTTGAACTTGTGCAGCGGCTTGAACTTGCCGGTCGGGCTCCACCACTCAGCCGCCATCGCCGAGAAGCGGTCCACTTCGCTCTGGTCGATCGTGCTCTTTGCGGCTTCGCTCATTGGTCTGCTCCTTGCGTCAGTCATGAGTGAAGTCGGACGATCGGCGGCATAAGTCAAGGGGCGGGAAGCCGCGGGACAGAGAGCCGCGCCTCCAGGGCCGCAGCCATCGACAGCACGTTTTCATCCGCAAAGCGGCGGCCGACGATCTGCAGGCCGACGGGCAGGCCGTTCGATGCGAGGCCGACGGGAAGCGACAGGGCGGGAAGCTGCGGCAGCATGTTGAAGGGACAGGTCATGTCGAGACCGACGAAGCGACCATCCGGGCCGGTCGCGACATAATCGTCATCGCATTCGGTGACCAGCGGGGCGGTAACGGCGCAGGTCGGGCAGAGCAGTGCGTCGTAATTTTCAAAGAGGGCGGCCATGTCGCGCCACATGCGGGTGCGCAGCAGCTCGACGCGCTTGTAGGCGGTGGCGTTCATCGCCAGCCCGCGATCGATCATCGAAACGACGGCCGGATCCATCTTGTCGCGATAGGTCTCGATCGTCTCACCGAAGAAGCCGGACATGAAGACGCACCAGAGGTCGAACCATTCGTCGTTGACGGCGCGTGTCCATTGCATAGGCACTTCATCGACCGTTGCCCCGGCGCGGCGCAGCTCGTCGGCCGCCTGGCGGACAAGCCGTTCGACTTCGGGTTCGACCTGATAATAGCCGAGATCGACCGACAGGGCGAAGCGCTTGCCTGCGAGGCTGCCGTTGCGGGCAACGTGCGAGACGAAGCCAACAGGCAGCGACGAGATGTCCTCGTCGCTCGGTCCGCAGGTCGCTTCCATGAAGGAGACGGCATCGCCGACGGTGCGGGCGAGCGGGCCGAAATGCGAGATGTTATCGAAGACGCTCGGCAGGATGGTCATCGGGATGCGGCCGATGCTGGCCTTGAGGCCGACCGTGCCGCTCAAGGCCGCGGGTATGCGGACCGAGCCGCCCATATCCGTACCCTCGGCGAAGGGCACGACGCCGGTTGCGACTGCAACGGCAGAGCCGCCGGAGGAGCCGCCGGAGGTGCACTCCGGGTTCCATGGGTTGCGGGTGATGCCCCAGCGCGGGCTATGGGTGAAGCTGGCATAGGCGAATTCCGGGGTCGTCGTCTTGCCCATGAGGATGCCGCCGGCATCCTGGAGACGGCGGACGACGAGGGCGGTCTCGTCGGGGATCCGGTCACCCTGGGTCCAGGAGCCGAGGGTCGTCAGGTCTCCCTTGGTGGGGGTCATGTCCTTGGCAGCGAAGGGGACGCCGTGAAGGGGGGCTGTCGCTTCGCCGCGCGCTGCGCTACGGTCCGCGGCCTGGGCGGCTTCCAGCGCCTGTTCCTCGCGGATCACCGTGAAAGGGTTGAGGGTCGAATTGACGGCCCTGGCGCGTCGGATGGATTCGGCAACGACTGATACCGACGAGAAACGCCCTTCGCGAATGCCGCGGGCGATCTCCGTTGCCGGGAGGTCGAGCGGATGGGAGGCGGATTGTTCGGCCGCGTTCTTGGTCATGTCTGCGTGTTCCATCGGGGTCATTGCATTTCGCTTTGAAAGAGTGCTTGCTGTGCCGGAAGCCGTCTACGGCTTTTCATTGCCAGGACAATTCATGAATTCCGTTTCGAGACCAACTTCCCAGATGCCGTCCTTCGACGTCTGGAATGCTGCTCTCGCGCAGGCTGCGAACGCCATCGGTTCGCGGGCCTTTCCGGATGCGCTTGCCGCAGCGCTCAGGCTGCTGGCGCCGTTCCAGATGATGAACGGCTTCATCTATTCGCCCGATGGCCATGCCTTCGATCTCTATAACGAGAAGATCGTTGCCGAGCGGTCGCTGATCGTCGACCGGTATCTGGCAGGTGCCTTCGTGCTCGATCCCTTCTATGACGCGATCCGTGCCGATGGCGGCGCGCGGATGATCGTGATGCGCGAGATCGCGCCCGACGATTTTGCGCAGACCGAATATTTCCGCCTGCACTACGCGACGACCGAGATCATCGACGAGATCGGTTTCGTTCTGGCGCTCGAGACCGGCTATATCGCCGTGCTGTCCCTGTCGCGCACCGGCAATGCGGCGCTGTTTTCCGAAGAGGACCTGCAGCGGCTGCGTTCGGCCGCATTGCTCGTCTGTGCGCTTGGAAGCCGTCACTGGTTTCATGTCTCGGGCTTGTCGCTGGAGATCAAGAATGCCACTCCAGCCGCACGGATCGAACATCCGCTGCTGACCAAGCGTGAACTCGAGATCGTGACGCTGATCCTCAAAGGACATTCCAACCTCTCGCTTGCCGCCGTTCTCGAGCTTTCGCCCAACACCGTGAAGGTGCATCGCCGGCAGATCTACTCGAAACTCAACATTTCCAGCCAGGCCGAACTCTTCCGCCTGTTCCTGGCTTAGCCCGGCCGTGTCCGGCCGGGCCGCTTTTCGAAGCTTTACTCTGCGAAGTCCATTTCGGGAGGTGCGGACTGGAAGAAGCGGGTCAGGTAGGCGAGATAGCCGACACCGATGACCAGCCAGATCAGGCCGAGAACCTTGGCATGCTCATCGAGATTCCAGAGCAGGAAGAGATCGCAGACCGCGGCGAGCGCCGGGATGACGAGACCGATCAACGCGCCGAGCGGCTTCACCTGCTGGTCGCCTTTCACATAGAGCGCGATGACCGAGATGTTGACCGCGGTGAAGGCGAGGAATGCGCCGAAGTTGATGAAGGAGGTCGAGGTCGTCACGTCCATGGTCAGCGCCAGCAGGCCGACGATGCCGACGAGCACGAGGTTGATCACCGGCGTGTGCCACTTTGGATGCAGGCTGCCGAAGATCGACGACGGCAGAACGCTGTCGCGTCCCATGGCGAAGAGCAGGCGGCCGACGCTGGCCTGGGCGGCAAGACCCGAGGTGAACTGCGCGACGACGAGCGTTGCAAGGAAGATGGTGACGAAAAGGTCGCCGCCGATGGTCTTGGCGATTTCGCTGGCAGCGGCATCGACAGAGACGAAGTCCATGCCCGGATGGGCAAGCTGGGTGACGTAGGCAGCGACGACGAAGATCAGGCCGCCGGCAAGCGCGGTGATCAGGATGGCGCGGGGCATGGTGCGCTTGGCATCCTTGGTTTCCTCGGTCAGCGTCGAGACGGCGTCGAAGCCGAGGAACGAGTAGGCGGCGATTGCCGCACCGGCGATCGATGCCGAGAAGGGCACGTCAGCCTTGAAGAACGGCGTTGCCGAGACGAGGCCGCCCGGGCCGCTGGCAGCCATGACATAGCGGGCTGCGAGGAAGACGAAGGCGATCAGGACGGCGAGCTGCACCAGCATCAGGATGAAATTGACGCGGTTTGCGAATGCGATGCCGACGACATTGACCAGCGTGGTCAGCAAGATGAAGCCGATGATCCAGACATAGGCCGGGATGGCCGGGAAGGCGGAGGTCAGGTAGGCCGCGCCGATCAGCCAGATGACCATCGGCAGGAAGAAATAGTCGAGCAGAACCGCCCAGCCGACGAGGAAGCCGATGCTCGGGCTCAGTGAGCGGCGGGCATAGGTGTAGGCGGAACCGGCGACCGGATAGACGCGCGCCATGACGCCGTAGCTGATGGCGGTGAGCAGGATCGCGGCAGCCGCCACGAGATAGGCCATGGCAGTCGTGCCCTGGCTTGCGGCGGCAAGTGCGCCGAAAGTGCCGAAGACGATCATCGGCGTCATATAGGCCAGACCAAAAAGCACAACGGACCAGAGGCCCAATGTGCGGTCGAGTTTTACTGTGTCATTCATGTTCCGCCTCCGCGAAGAGTTGTTGATTGATCTTCCCGGGAGCTGCGCAGTGCAATTCGTTTAGCTGTTCCGCGCAGGTCACCGCCCGCATTTTTTATTTGTGAAGAAAAGATGAACGAGCGGGCGGAGATCGAACATAACCCCAAGGTGTTATGGGGAGCGGCGGCCGGAGACGTCAACAGCCGCCAGGAAAAGCCTCTGCCGCCGATCGCGGAAAACTTTGCTAAACCGTACCGCCAAACGCCAACTGGCGACCTTGCCACCCCCATGCAAAGCCGCTAAGAGACGCCGCAACTTGAGCCCTTGGGCGCCAAGGCTTTAGAAGCGTTTCAGAACTCCCAATTCGAGCGCTCCGGCCTTTGGTCCGACCGGCTCCTGATGCCGGGTCTGGCAATCGTCTCTCCCGGTGGTTTGTCAATGGCGCATGATCGGCCGGAGAAATCCGCTCGCGGCCCCCGGCGCTGGCTGTGGTAGAGGCTTATGGCACGCATCGTTATGAAATTCGGCGGAACTTCCGTCGCCGATCTGGACCGCATCAAGAACGTTGCCCGCCATGTGAAACGTGAAGTGGACGCGGGCCACGAAGTCGCGGTCGTCGTTTCGGCGATGTCGGGCAAGACCAACGAGCTCGTCGGCTGGGTGCAGAACATGCCGAAGGTCGTCGGCGCCAACTCCCCGTTTTACGATGCACGCGAATATGATGCCGTCGTCGCTTCGGGCGAGCAGGTCACGGCCGGTCTGCTGGCGATCGCGCTGCAGGCGATGGATATCAATGCGCGCTCCTGGCAGGGCTGGCAGATCGCCATCCGCACGGACAACGCCCATGGCGCCGCCCGCATCCAGGAGATCGACGGTGCCGACATCGTCAAGCGCATGGGCGAAGGCCAGGTTGCCGTCATCGCCGGCTTCCAGGGAATCGGCCCGGACAATCGCATTGCGACGCTCGGCCGCGGCGGTTCCGATACGTCGGCCGTTGCCGTTGCCGCGGCGCTGAAGGCTGACCGCTGCGACATCTATACCGATGTCGACGGCGTCTACACGACCGACCCGCGCATCGTGCCGCAGGCGCGCCGCCTGAAGAAGATCGCCTTCGAAGAAATGCTCGAAATGGCATCGCTCGGCGCCAAGGTTCTGCAGGTCCGCTCGGTGGAACTTGCCATGGTGCACAAGGTTCGTACCTTCGTGCGCTCCTCTTTCGAAGATCCCGATGCTCCGGGCATGGGTGACTTCTTGAATCCGCCCGGAACGCTGATTTGTGACGAGGATGAAATCGTGGAACAGGAAGTAGTCACCGGCATCGCCTATGCCAAGGATGAGGCTCAGATCTCGCTTCGCCGTCTTGCCGACCGGCCGGGTGTTTCCGCCGCGATCTTCGGACCGCTGGCCGAGAACCACATCAATGTCGACATGATCGTCCAGAACATCTCTGAAGACGGCTCGAAGACCGACATGACGTTCACGGTTCCGTCGGGCGATGTCGACAAGGCGATCAAGGTCCTGTCCGACAACAAGCCGGCGATCGGCTACGATGTCGTGCAGCACGAATCGGGCCTGGTGAAAGTATCGGTTATCGGCATCGGCATGCGTTCGCACGCTGGCGTTGCAGCGACGGCCTTCCGCGCGCTCGCGGAAAAGGGTATCAACATCAAGGCGATCACCACGTCGGAGATCAAGATTTCGATCCTGATCGACGGCCCGTATGCGGAACTCGCTGTCAGAACTTTGCATTCCTGCTACGGTCTCGATAAGAATTGATTCCCAGCGGGCGGGCCGCCCCTTCGACATGAAGAGATGCGGCCGGTTTGCTGGCCGCATTAGGCATTTGTTTCGGGGAGCTTGAGACGCAATGAGAGACCTGTCCGGCGGTCCGCGCGTACTGCTCAAGCGGTTGCGCGAGTTGATGGCGGAGCCGCTGGAGCCGCAGGAGCGACTCGACCGGATCGTGCGCCAGATTGCCAGCAACATGGTGGCGGAGGTCTGCTCCGTTTACGTGCTGCGCGCCGACGGCGTCCTCGAGCTTTACGCAACCGAAGGTCTGAACAAGGAAGCCGTCCACCTTTCGCAATTGAAGATGGGACAGGGTCTCGTCGGTACGATTGCCGCTTCCGCGCAGCCGCTCAATCTTTCCGATGCGCAATCGCATCCGGCCTTCCGCTATCTGCCGGAAACCGGCGAAGAAATCTATCACTCCTTCCTCGGCGTGCCGATCCTGCGCACGGGCCGCTCGCTCGGCGTTCTCGTCGTCCAGAACAAGGCGAGCCGCAACTATCGCGACGAAGAGCTTGAAGCGCTCGAGACGACGGCGATGGTGCTCGCCGAGATGATCGCCACCGGCGAGCTCAAGAAGATCACCAAGCCCGGCCTCGAACTCGACCTGACGCGTTCCGTCACCATCGACGGCGACACCTATAATGAAGGTATCGGTCTCGGTTACGTCGTGCTGCACGAGCCGCGCATCGTCGTCACCAACCTGCTGAACGAGGACTCGGAAAAGGAAATCCGCCGCCTCGCCGAAGCCATGGGTTCGCTGCGGCTGTCGATCGACGACATGCTGTCGCGCCGTGACGTGTCGATGGAAGGCGAGCATCGCGAGGTTCTCGAGACCTACCGCATGTTCGCCCACGACCAGGGCTGGGTGCGCAAGCTGGAAGAGGCGATCCGCAACGGCCTGACGGCGGAAGCCGCGGTCGAGAAGGTTCAGTCGGACACCAAGGCGCGGATGATGCGCCTCACCGACCCGTATCTGCGCGAGCGGATGCATGATTTCGAAGACCTGGCAAACCGCCTGCTGCGGCAGCTGACCGGCTATACCGGCCGCACCACCGCCGATGGCTTCCCGAACGATGCGATCATCTTTGCGCGCGCCATGGGCGCTGCCGAGCTGCTCGATTATCCGCGCGCCAATGTTCGCGGTCTCGTGCTTGAGGAAGGCGCTGTCACCAGCCACGTCGTCATCGTTGCGCGTGCCATGGGCATTCCGGTTATTGGTCAGGTTGCCGGTGTCGTGGCGCTTGCCGAAAATGGTGATGCGGCGATCGTCGATGGTGATGAGGCGCATGTCCATCTGCGGCCGATGCAGGATTTGCAGCGCTCCTACGAGGAAAAGGTCCGCTTCCGAGCCCGCCGTCAGGAGCAGTTCCGCGCGCTTCGTGCTGTCGAGCCGCTCACCAAGGATGGCAAGCGGATTGCGCTGCAGATGAATGCCGGCCTGCTGGTCGACCTGCCGCAGCTCGCCGAATCCGGCGCTGAAGGCATTGGTCTGTTCCGCACCGAGCTGCAGTTCATGATCGCCTCGACCATGCCGAAGGCCGAGGAGCAAGAAGCCTTTTACCGCAACGTGCTGAAGCAGGCGGCAGGACGCCCCGTGACCTTCCGTACGCTCGATATCGGCGGCGACAAGGTCGTTCCGTACTTCCGCGGGCACGAGGAAGAAAATCCGGCGCTCGGATGGCGCGCGATCCGCCTGTCGCTCGACCGGCCGGGTCTCTTACGCACGCAACTGCGCGCCATGCTGAAGGCCGCTGCCGGCACCGAGCTGAAGATCATGGTGCCAATGGTGACCGAGGTTTCGGAGCTGAAGGCGGTCCGCGAGCTCCTGCAGAAGGAAGTGCAGCACCTCTCGCGCTTCGGCCACGGCCTGCCGCGCAAGCTGCAGTTTGGCGCGATGCTCGAGGTTCCTGCGCTGCTCTGGCAGCTGGACGAATTGATGGAAGCGGCCGATTTCGTTTCGGTGGGTTCCAACGATCTATTCCAGTTTGCGATGGCTGTCGACCGCGGCAATGCGCGGGTGTCTGACCGTTTCGACACGCTTGGCCGTCCGTTCCTGCGGATTCTGCGCGATATCACGCGCGCCGGTGAGCGTAACAATACGACCGTGACGCTCTGCGGCGAGCTCGCCGGCAAGCCGATCTCGGCAATGGCTTTGATGGGGATCGGGTTCCGCTCGGTATCGATGTCGCCGGCCTCTATCGGCCCGGTGAAGGCGATGCTGCTCGGGCTCGACGTGACGGCGCTCGCCAAGGTCATGGACGAGGCGCTCGACGATACGCATGGCACGGAAACGATGCGCGACATTCTTGTCCGCTTCGCCAGCAGCCACAATATTCCCCTTTAGACAACGATAAGAAGAATTGGAGTGAAGGGTGGCGAAGCTTCCCCTTGAAAAGATGCGCGAGCTGGAACGCCGCTTCGGCGAGATCGAAGCGCGCATGTCCGCCGGTCCTGCGGCCGACGTCTATGTGAAGCTCGCCTCCGAATATTCCGAACTGCAGCCCGTGGTCGGCAAGATCCGCGCCTATCAGAAGGCCGTGGCCGAGTTTGCCGACCTGGAAGCGATGCTCGAAGACAAGTCCGTCGATCGCGAGATGCGCGATCTTGCCGAGCTTGAATATCCTGATGTCAAAGAGCGCATCGAGGGGCTGGAGCAGGAAATCCAGATCCTGCTCTTGCCGAAGGATGCGGCGGACGAGAAGAGCGCCATCCTGGAAATCCGCGCCGGAACCGGTGGGTCGGAAGCAGCGCTTTTTGCCGGCGATCTGTTCCGGATGTACGAGCGCTTTGCGGCTGCCAACGGCTGGAAGGTCGAGGTTCTCTCGTCGAGCGAGGGTGAAGCCGGCGGCTTCAAGGAAATCATCGCGACGATCACCGGCCGCGGCGTGTTCGCCAAGCTGAAGTTCGAATCGGGCGTTCATCGCGTACAGCGCGTGCCGGAGACGGAAGCGGGCGGGCGCATTCACACGTCGGCGGCGACCGTTGCAGTTCTGCCGGAAGCCGAAGAGATCGATATCGAAATCCGGCCGGAAGACATTCGCATCGATACGATGCGCTCGTCGGGTGCCGGCGGCCAGCACGTCAACACGACCGACTCCGCGGTGCGCATCACGCACCTGCCGACCGGCATTGTCGTGACCAGCTCCGAAAAATCGCAGCACCAGAACCGCGCCAAGGCGATGCAAGTGCTGCGCTCGCGGCTCTATGACGCCGAACGCCAGCGGGCGGACAGCGAACGCTCGGCCGACCGCAAGAGCCAGGTCGGGTCCGGCGACCGCTCGGAGCGCATCCGCACCTATAATTTCCCGCAGGGCCGCGTCACCGATCACCGCATCAATCTGACGCTCTACAAGCTCGACCGGATGATGGTCGGCGAAATCGACGAAGTGGTCGATGCGCTGCTGGCCGACTATCAGGCAAGCCAGCTTGCCAGCCTCGGCGAACAGCAATGACGGCAAGCGGGCGAACGGTCTCGGCGATCCTTTCCGGCGCCCGCAGCCGCTTCACGGAAGCGGGCGTTGCCGATCCGGCCACCGATGCCCGCCTGCTGATCTCGGGCCTGCTCGGCCTGTCGTCGACGGAGATGCTGACGCGGGCCAATGATGTTCCCGGTGCCGAGAAGATCGCCGTGATCGAGGCGGCGATCGAACGTCGCCTGCAGCACGAGCCGGTTCATCGCATTCTTGGCGAGCGTGAATTCTACGGTCTGCCGCTGTCGCTTTCGGCCGAAACGCTGGAGCCGCGGCCGGATACGGAAATTCTCGTCGATACGATGCTTCCGTATTTGAGAACCCTTGCAAGTGAGGGCGGCGATCTCCATATCCTGGATATCGGAACGGGAACGGGCGCCATATGTCTGGCGCTGCTGAGCGAGCTTCCACAAGCCAAAGGGACCGGTAGCGACATATCGGCCGACGCGCTTCAAACGGCTACGGCCAATGCGAAGCGGAACGGGTTTGAGGAGCGGTTCCGGGCAATACAATCCAGCTGGTTTGACAGTATCGATGGACGCTTTCATGCGATCGTCTCAAATCCGCCCTATATTGCCTCCAAGGTCATTCACGATCTCGCTCCCGAAGTGAAGAAATTTGATCCCGCGGCAGCTTTGGATGGCGGCCCGGATGGACTTGACGCCTACAGGGCGATCGCCAAGGATGCGGCAAGGTTCTTGCGGCAGAATGGCATTATCGGACTGGAGATCGGCTTCGATCAATGTGATGACGTCTCG encodes the following:
- the grxC gene encoding glutaredoxin 3; this translates as MVPVTIYTRQFCGYCARAKSLLEEKGVDYVEHDATFSPDLRQEMIGKSNGRTTFPQIFIGSEHVGGCDDLFALDRAGKLDPMLAA
- a CDS encoding carbon-nitrogen hydrolase family protein produces the protein MVFKAAAVQMCSGVDPARNAVSMARLVREAAAQGATYVQTPEMTGMLQRDRAAAKAVLRGEADDIIVRTASELAAELGIHMHVGSTAIALDDGKMANRGFLFGPDGKVLNRYDKIHMFDVDLDNGESWRESAAYRPGSEARVVSLPFVEMGFTICYDVRFPALFRAQAVAGAEVMTVPAAFTRQTGEAHWEILLRARAIENGVFVIAAAQAGVHEDGRETFGHSMIIDPWGRVLTSAGGTGEAVILAEIDLAAVKAAHDKIPNLKNGREFSIEKIPGAVKGGVAA
- a CDS encoding DUF1178 family protein translates to MIRYSLSCENAHEFEGWFSESADFDRQVASGFLTCPVCHSGSISKVLMAPSVSTARKKDEIKTVAMDAMRREAFQKLKDAVAQVKANSEDVGTRFPEEARKIHYGEADARGIIGQATANEAQELIEEGIEIAALPVLPDDVN
- a CDS encoding DUF3291 domain-containing protein, which gives rise to MQSARLAFYNFGLHVAPADSEAVRGFMLREPANFEAATRAQGFLGRSGYPGVPGTRSWGVQVFPRYIEGSGFTTAPSSLSLWADIESLMAFSYNGVHADALKNARAWNARQSWPPLVLWWVSATHRPDWQEGASRLEYLDDHGPSAHAFNFKQPYGPDGEEITIDRERVKEVAAQNATRQQDLLELVSKLKV
- the ubiG gene encoding bifunctional 2-polyprenyl-6-hydroxyphenol methylase/3-demethylubiquinol 3-O-methyltransferase UbiG, with translation MSEAAKSTIDQSEVDRFSAMAAEWWSPTGKFKPLHKFNPVRLTYIRDKAAENFGLDPKSPKPLEGLRVLDIGCGGGLLSEPVARMGATVVGADPSEKNIGIASTHAKASGVSVDYRPVTAEQLAEAGETFDIVLNMEVVEHVADVEFFMSTCSRMVRPGGMMFVATINRTMKAAALAIFAAENILRWLPRGTHQYEKLVRPEELEAPMTASGLEVIDRTGVFFNPLANQWNLSKDMDVNYMLLAKRPA
- a CDS encoding amidase codes for the protein MTKNAAEQSASHPLDLPATEIARGIREGRFSSVSVVAESIRRARAVNSTLNPFTVIREEQALEAAQAADRSAARGEATAPLHGVPFAAKDMTPTKGDLTTLGSWTQGDRIPDETALVVRRLQDAGGILMGKTTTPEFAYASFTHSPRWGITRNPWNPECTSGGSSGGSAVAVATGVVPFAEGTDMGGSVRIPAALSGTVGLKASIGRIPMTILPSVFDNISHFGPLARTVGDAVSFMEATCGPSDEDISSLPVGFVSHVARNGSLAGKRFALSVDLGYYQVEPEVERLVRQAADELRRAGATVDEVPMQWTRAVNDEWFDLWCVFMSGFFGETIETYRDKMDPAVVSMIDRGLAMNATAYKRVELLRTRMWRDMAALFENYDALLCPTCAVTAPLVTECDDDYVATGPDGRFVGLDMTCPFNMLPQLPALSLPVGLASNGLPVGLQIVGRRFADENVLSMAAALEARLSVPRLPAP
- a CDS encoding helix-turn-helix transcriptional regulator, whose protein sequence is MNSVSRPTSQMPSFDVWNAALAQAANAIGSRAFPDALAAALRLLAPFQMMNGFIYSPDGHAFDLYNEKIVAERSLIVDRYLAGAFVLDPFYDAIRADGGARMIVMREIAPDDFAQTEYFRLHYATTEIIDEIGFVLALETGYIAVLSLSRTGNAALFSEEDLQRLRSAALLVCALGSRHWFHVSGLSLEIKNATPAARIEHPLLTKRELEIVTLILKGHSNLSLAAVLELSPNTVKVHRRQIYSKLNISSQAELFRLFLA
- a CDS encoding APC family permease; translated protein: MNDTVKLDRTLGLWSVVLFGLAYMTPMIVFGTFGALAAASQGTTAMAYLVAAAAILLTAISYGVMARVYPVAGSAYTYARRSLSPSIGFLVGWAVLLDYFFLPMVIWLIGAAYLTSAFPAIPAYVWIIGFILLTTLVNVVGIAFANRVNFILMLVQLAVLIAFVFLAARYVMAASGPGGLVSATPFFKADVPFSASIAGAAIAAYSFLGFDAVSTLTEETKDAKRTMPRAILITALAGGLIFVVAAYVTQLAHPGMDFVSVDAAASEIAKTIGGDLFVTIFLATLVVAQFTSGLAAQASVGRLLFAMGRDSVLPSSIFGSLHPKWHTPVINLVLVGIVGLLALTMDVTTSTSFINFGAFLAFTAVNISVIALYVKGDQQVKPLGALIGLVIPALAAVCDLFLLWNLDEHAKVLGLIWLVIGVGYLAYLTRFFQSAPPEMDFAE
- a CDS encoding aspartate kinase, with translation MARIVMKFGGTSVADLDRIKNVARHVKREVDAGHEVAVVVSAMSGKTNELVGWVQNMPKVVGANSPFYDAREYDAVVASGEQVTAGLLAIALQAMDINARSWQGWQIAIRTDNAHGAARIQEIDGADIVKRMGEGQVAVIAGFQGIGPDNRIATLGRGGSDTSAVAVAAALKADRCDIYTDVDGVYTTDPRIVPQARRLKKIAFEEMLEMASLGAKVLQVRSVELAMVHKVRTFVRSSFEDPDAPGMGDFLNPPGTLICDEDEIVEQEVVTGIAYAKDEAQISLRRLADRPGVSAAIFGPLAENHINVDMIVQNISEDGSKTDMTFTVPSGDVDKAIKVLSDNKPAIGYDVVQHESGLVKVSVIGIGMRSHAGVAATAFRALAEKGINIKAITTSEIKISILIDGPYAELAVRTLHSCYGLDKN